In Sphingobacteriaceae bacterium, a single genomic region encodes these proteins:
- a CDS encoding efflux RND transporter periplasmic adaptor subunit — MNTIQKLLLILATTSILISCGGEKTENLTDLKSKQAELKTQLAEINAKILTLQGDSGKKSTLVQTSVIQPQIFKTYINVQGRIDAEESVSLSSEIPGIITKILVTPGETVNKGQVLAETDSRALQQSLSDLQINADLVNQLYEKQKSLWEQKIGTEVQYLQAKTQKESIEKKLSTLQEQLRMSKIISPIDGTVDAVDVKLGMLTAPGMPAIRVVNFNNLKIKADMAESYAAKVHKGDEVLVRFPDTNDTLIANINYASRAINPMSRTFGVEIKLNNNKEYHPNQICVLNINDYTSTKPVVCLPVNYIQKDLSGKSFLLISEKDVASKRYIKTGKEYNGKIEVIEGIDENTKVITGGFESVNEGDLLRTKE, encoded by the coding sequence ATGAATACAATTCAAAAATTACTTTTAATTCTCGCTACAACATCAATATTAATTTCTTGTGGGGGTGAAAAAACCGAAAACCTGACAGATTTAAAAAGCAAACAAGCCGAATTAAAAACTCAACTCGCTGAAATAAATGCTAAAATATTAACATTACAAGGAGATTCGGGTAAAAAATCAACGCTTGTTCAAACTTCTGTTATTCAACCTCAAATTTTTAAAACTTATATTAATGTACAAGGCAGAATTGATGCAGAAGAAAGCGTATCGTTATCATCTGAAATTCCGGGAATTATTACAAAAATTTTAGTAACTCCAGGTGAAACAGTAAACAAAGGTCAAGTTTTAGCCGAAACAGATTCAAGAGCCTTACAACAAAGTTTATCAGATTTACAAATTAATGCCGACCTGGTTAATCAGTTATATGAAAAACAAAAATCTTTATGGGAACAAAAAATTGGCACAGAAGTACAATATTTACAAGCTAAAACCCAAAAAGAAAGTATTGAAAAGAAACTCTCCACTCTGCAGGAACAACTAAGAATGTCTAAAATCATTTCCCCTATTGATGGTACGGTGGATGCTGTAGATGTTAAATTAGGAATGTTAACGGCACCCGGCATGCCTGCCATACGAGTAGTGAATTTTAATAATTTAAAAATTAAGGCCGATATGGCTGAAAGTTATGCCGCTAAAGTTCATAAAGGGGATGAAGTTCTGGTTCGTTTTCCGGATACCAATGATACTTTAATTGCCAATATCAATTATGCTTCTAGGGCTATCAATCCCATGAGTCGGACTTTTGGAGTGGAAATAAAATTAAATAACAATAAAGAATATCATCCAAATCAGATTTGCGTACTAAACATTAACGATTACACTTCAACTAAACCTGTAGTTTGTTTACCAGTTAATTATATTCAAAAAGATTTAAGCGGTAAAAGTTTTTTATTGATCTCGGAAAAGGATGTAGCATCCAAAAGATATATTAAAACCGGAAAAGAGTATAATGGTAAAATAGAAGTGATTGAAGGAATAGACGAAAATACCAAGGTAATAACCGGCGGTTTTGAAAGTGTAAATGAAGGTGATTTACTTCGAACTAAAGAATAA
- a CDS encoding TolC family protein: MNQLIKKTLIIQALLLFSSVKISAQESGGSFNLQQSIDFALKNNAAYLNSDLDLKSAHHKRKEITGLAFPQISASADLKNYLDLPTSLLPGEFFGAPPGTFIPVRFGTKYNSTAGINASQILLSSDLFMGIRASKEFINLSNININRTKAEIISQVSKAYYTALINQQRIKLIDANIVKLKKIFDDTKALNQQGYVELIDVERLEVNYNNLNTERDKVAKLVELSIHLLKFQMGYKISDPILLSDSLNIDGAEENILSATKIDVSKRPEYQLLQTQQKMLELDVKRNKLGYLPSIAAYGAYQYNAQRQEFDLFDTNLPWFKIALIGGTINLNIFDGLQRHHKIQQAKIAALKNENNIKNLELATELEATAAAIAYSNAFASLQTQKKNMILAEHIYDSAQKKFTNGVGSNLEILNAETSMKEAQTNYLNAAYDLLISKTDYLKATGNLIK; this comes from the coding sequence ATGAATCAATTAATTAAAAAAACACTGATAATACAGGCCTTGTTACTGTTTTCATCCGTAAAAATTTCAGCTCAAGAATCAGGCGGTTCTTTTAACTTACAACAATCCATTGATTTTGCATTAAAAAACAATGCTGCCTATTTGAATTCCGATCTTGATTTGAAATCTGCGCATCACAAACGCAAAGAAATTACCGGATTGGCGTTTCCGCAAATTTCAGCTAGCGCTGATTTAAAAAATTACTTGGATTTACCAACCTCTCTTCTACCCGGTGAATTTTTTGGTGCCCCTCCCGGTACATTTATTCCTGTTCGGTTTGGAACCAAATACAATTCAACCGCCGGAATTAACGCTTCACAAATTCTATTAAGTTCAGATTTATTTATGGGTATTAGGGCTTCAAAAGAGTTTATCAATTTATCCAATATTAATATAAATAGAACTAAAGCAGAAATTATTTCTCAAGTTTCAAAAGCTTATTACACGGCATTAATAAATCAACAAAGAATAAAATTAATTGATGCGAACATAGTAAAACTCAAAAAAATATTTGACGACACCAAAGCCTTGAATCAGCAAGGTTATGTAGAATTAATTGACGTTGAAAGGTTAGAAGTAAATTACAATAATTTAAACACCGAAAGAGATAAGGTGGCTAAATTGGTTGAATTATCAATTCACCTTTTAAAATTTCAGATGGGTTACAAAATAAGTGACCCTATTTTACTTTCCGATAGCTTGAATATAGATGGTGCTGAAGAAAACATATTAAGTGCAACTAAAATAGACGTTAGTAAAAGACCGGAATATCAACTCTTGCAGACTCAGCAAAAAATGTTAGAACTAGATGTGAAACGAAATAAATTGGGATACTTACCAAGTATAGCAGCTTATGGCGCATATCAATATAATGCCCAGCGCCAAGAATTCGATCTTTTTGACACCAATTTACCTTGGTTTAAAATAGCTTTAATTGGTGGTACTATTAATCTCAATATTTTTGACGGACTACAACGTCATCATAAAATTCAGCAAGCTAAAATAGCTGCCTTAAAAAATGAAAACAATATTAAAAACCTCGAACTAGCTACGGAGTTGGAAGCCACCGCAGCCGCCATTGCCTACTCCAACGCTTTCGCTTCTCTTCAAACACAAAAGAAAAATATGATTTTAGCTGAACATATTTATGACTCGGCTCAGAAAAAATTTACGAACGGCGTAGGTAGCAATCTTGAAATTTTAAATGCAGAAACAAGTATGAAAGAGGCACAAACAAATTATTTAAACGCCGCATATGACCTTTTAATTTCAAAAACAGATTACCTGAAAGCAACCGGAAACTTAATTAAATAA
- a CDS encoding TetR/AcrR family transcriptional regulator: MCKDAKKNNSHGNLQDLNSFHSFVSEMEAKDKILIGAEQLFFKYGIKSVTMDEIAKNIGMSKKTIYQFFKDKDDLVHHLFKNKIALNKSITEKIHQEAENVVSEIFALMRMMREMLANMNPIIFHDLHKYYPITFKIFEDFKNECMLNHIEKSLLKGQEQNLVRMDINIKILSRMRLENLNSGFFGRIFPPDKYTMLEVQLEMTEHFLYGVCTLKGHKLINKFKNVIED, translated from the coding sequence ATGTGTAAAGATGCGAAAAAAAATAATTCGCACGGAAACTTGCAAGACTTAAATAGTTTCCATAGTTTTGTTTCCGAAATGGAAGCAAAAGATAAAATTTTAATAGGGGCTGAGCAGTTGTTTTTCAAATATGGTATTAAAAGTGTTACCATGGATGAAATTGCAAAAAACATTGGTATGAGTAAAAAAACGATTTATCAGTTTTTTAAAGATAAGGACGACTTGGTACACCATCTTTTCAAAAATAAAATAGCATTAAATAAAAGTATTACCGAAAAAATTCATCAGGAAGCTGAAAATGTAGTTTCAGAAATTTTTGCTTTAATGAGAATGATGAGGGAAATGTTGGCGAATATGAATCCCATAATATTTCATGATTTACATAAATATTATCCTATAACCTTTAAAATTTTTGAAGATTTTAAAAACGAATGTATGTTAAATCATATTGAAAAAAGTTTATTAAAAGGTCAGGAACAGAATTTAGTTAGAATGGACATTAATATTAAAATTTTGTCGCGTATGCGACTTGAAAATTTAAATTCCGGTTTTTTTGGTAGAATTTTTCCTCCTGATAAATACACTATGCTGGAAGTACAATTAGAAATGACAGAACATTTTTTGTATGGTGTATGTACATTAAAAGGTCATAAATTAATAAATAAATTTAAAAATGTAATTGAAGATTAA
- a CDS encoding O-antigen ligase family protein: protein MFSSNTHRLIFIFAACALAFGMMIGTVPTSVPQFILLGNWLLEGQFKTKWVKLKNNKLFWVLSTVFLIHVVGLIYTSDLNAGWDDVRTKMPLMFLPLIFFSSGPLKKNEFDLMLKLFLAGCIVNVTWCAIYSFILHRNIDLRSASRFMSHIRLGLYLVMGIATSLYFLLETNSKKEKIIYASILFYLITTIYILGLASGFFNLVLLLCIFGIYYSYKKGLKYFILASSGVIFILLFAFYYINHIYNSQFTLKETSYNSKKLTNDVGKFYYHFEGMNQIENGNVVNTNIILQDLQYAWNSVCPDDTFSLDPAHNTNRFLVLLRYMSSMEITKDSIGFSKLNTDDIKSIKLGYTHYDYKNWSYFHRRIYELVNEFQEYKTHQEINGNSLTMRLYFWGNALKVISQNPFFGVGTGDVQEAMNLAYQESKTPLKREWFKRPHNQFLTATVALGVVGLLLFLFSVFLPFFSIRKHKHSLYLPFFILSVLSFLMEDTLETQAGVTFFAFFNSLFVSYSYFLKTKN, encoded by the coding sequence TTGTTTTCATCAAATACTCATAGGCTTATTTTTATTTTCGCCGCTTGCGCATTGGCATTTGGTATGATGATTGGAACGGTACCAACTTCCGTTCCTCAATTCATCTTGTTAGGTAATTGGCTATTGGAAGGGCAATTCAAAACCAAATGGGTTAAACTTAAAAACAATAAATTATTTTGGGTATTAAGTACAGTTTTTTTAATCCACGTTGTTGGATTAATTTACACTTCCGATTTGAATGCCGGCTGGGATGATGTACGTACAAAAATGCCACTGATGTTTTTACCTCTCATTTTTTTCAGTAGCGGCCCACTTAAAAAAAATGAGTTTGACCTTATGCTTAAATTATTTTTGGCAGGGTGTATTGTTAATGTTACCTGGTGCGCCATTTACTCATTTATTTTGCATAGAAATATCGACTTAAGAAGCGCCTCTCGTTTTATGAGTCACATTCGCTTAGGACTTTATCTCGTCATGGGCATTGCCACTTCTTTATATTTCTTGTTGGAAACCAATTCTAAAAAAGAAAAAATAATTTATGCCTCCATTCTTTTTTATTTAATTACTACAATCTATATTCTTGGTTTAGCATCCGGCTTTTTTAATTTAGTATTATTACTCTGCATATTTGGTATTTATTACTCCTACAAAAAAGGCTTAAAATATTTTATACTCGCCTCTTCCGGCGTTATTTTCATTCTTCTTTTCGCCTTTTATTATATCAATCATATATATAATAGCCAATTCACCTTAAAGGAAACTAGTTACAACTCTAAAAAGTTAACTAATGATGTAGGTAAATTTTATTACCATTTTGAAGGGATGAATCAAATTGAAAATGGTAATGTGGTGAATACCAATATTATTTTACAAGATCTTCAATACGCATGGAACAGCGTTTGTCCTGATGATACGTTTTCACTTGATCCCGCACATAATACCAATAGATTCTTGGTATTGTTACGCTATATGAGCAGCATGGAAATTACCAAAGATTCTATAGGATTTTCCAAATTAAACACCGATGATATTAAATCCATCAAACTAGGATATACACATTATGACTATAAAAACTGGAGTTATTTTCATAGAAGAATTTATGAACTGGTCAATGAATTTCAAGAATATAAAACGCATCAGGAAATTAACGGAAACTCACTAACCATGCGGTTATACTTTTGGGGGAATGCCTTAAAAGTAATTTCACAAAATCCTTTTTTTGGAGTAGGCACCGGTGATGTACAAGAAGCAATGAATTTGGCTTATCAAGAATCGAAAACACCATTAAAAAGGGAGTGGTTTAAACGCCCACACAATCAATTTTTAACGGCAACAGTAGCTTTAGGGGTAGTTGGATTACTTTTATTTTTATTTTCAGTTTTTTTACCCTTCTTTAGTATTCGAAAACACAAACACAGTCTTTATTTACCGTTTTTTATTTTAAGTGTACTATCATTTTTAATGGAAGACACTTTGGAGACTCAGGCTGGCGTTACCTTTTTTGCATTTTTCAATAGCCTTTTTGTGTCGTATTCGTATTTCTTGAAAACAAAAAATTAA
- a CDS encoding efflux RND transporter permease subunit: MKFKEFKPSSWSIDNKTAIYIVTILITLMGISAYKNLPKESFPDIVVPKFFISTVYAGNSPTNIENTVTKPLEKKLKSIPGVRKLTSNSMQDVSLITVEFNTSISVDKARQQIKDKVDEAKSDLPTSLSRAPFVKELAFSEMPIMYVNVAGDMELSKLKQYADELKNRIEGLKEITEVKMVGAPDREIQINLDMYKMQAMQLGMGDLERAIGSENISISGGQIPMDGSKRTISIKNEFKSIQEIQKLVITSQSGAKLYIKDIAQVKDTARETESYARLSGKNVITLNIIKRAGENLISASDKIRDIIKEMKVSEFPQNIEINITADQSEKTKLTLHDLINTIIIGFILVTLILMFFMGVTNALFVALSVPLSMFIAFLFMPSIGFTMNMIVLFAFLLALGIVVDDAIVVIENTHRLFANGKRDIKTASKMAAGEVFLPVLSGTITTLAPFIPLAFWPGMIGKFMYFLPITLIITLLASLFVAYIINPVFAVDFMKTHEEEAKEYGRITKKGWLRIVVYVLIALVSYSSGSIAIGNLMFVFAFFMIFHRLFLYKVIEKFQTKTWPAIVRKYTSLLTWSLKKPYRLLVMTLGLFIFSIVLMSITKPNVVFFPQGDPNNVFVYVKLPEGTDPAKTNAVMKVVEEKVNAIIGKDNPLVSSMITNVTIGVTDPQDEDQNSYANRGKIAINFVEFAERNGMSTMKYLQELQNCKWNIPGAEITANKEQAGPPVGKPINIEISGDKFEELVKNGAQLKRFLEKAEIPGVAELKTDFVNNKPEIVFDVDRERANREGISSAQLAMEIRKAVFGIDNPSKFRDANDEYPIQIRYNYDQRTNIEDIRNIKIIFRDMNMGGILRSVPLSAFCNIRYENTYGGIKRKQNKRVITLSSDVLEGYNANNVVAEVQNASKGYKAEGAVEIKFTGEQEEQAETGAFLGSALQTSIGIILLVLVIQFNSIGKPIIILSEIILSVIGVLLGTAIFNMDMSIIMTGIGIVALAGIVVRNGILLVEFAEEARAKGERLWEATIEAGRTRMTPVILTATAAILGLIPLAVGLNIDFESLLSSGKPNIYFGGDNVVFWGPLSWTMIFGLGFATLLTLLLVPAMYLIAERLKRKAIVILEILELPKITMYIPFFVLACGLILRIRKIKPDYGDLDR, from the coding sequence ATGAAATTTAAAGAATTTAAACCAAGTAGCTGGTCAATCGACAATAAAACAGCTATCTATATTGTGACTATACTCATTACACTGATGGGTATAAGCGCATATAAAAATTTGCCGAAAGAAAGTTTTCCGGATATTGTTGTCCCCAAGTTTTTTATCAGTACAGTTTATGCCGGTAACTCTCCAACTAATATTGAAAATACCGTAACCAAGCCTTTAGAAAAAAAGCTTAAATCAATTCCCGGAGTCCGCAAATTAACCAGCAACTCTATGCAGGATGTTTCTTTAATTACTGTTGAGTTTAATACCAGTATAAGCGTTGATAAGGCCAGACAGCAAATAAAAGATAAAGTTGATGAAGCAAAATCAGATCTGCCTACTTCGCTTTCTCGCGCCCCATTTGTAAAAGAATTGGCTTTTTCTGAAATGCCAATCATGTACGTGAACGTGGCGGGAGATATGGAGTTAAGTAAGCTAAAACAATATGCCGATGAACTCAAAAACAGGATAGAAGGTTTAAAAGAAATAACAGAAGTTAAAATGGTGGGTGCACCTGATCGGGAAATTCAGATTAACCTCGATATGTACAAAATGCAGGCCATGCAATTAGGTATGGGCGATTTGGAAAGAGCCATTGGTAGCGAAAATATCAGCATTAGCGGCGGGCAAATTCCAATGGACGGTTCTAAAAGAACTATCAGTATTAAAAACGAATTCAAATCAATTCAAGAAATTCAAAAGTTAGTGATCACTTCACAATCCGGAGCCAAATTATACATCAAAGATATTGCTCAAGTGAAAGACACAGCCCGAGAAACTGAAAGCTATGCACGTTTATCCGGCAAAAATGTAATCACCTTAAACATTATTAAACGAGCCGGGGAAAATTTAATTTCTGCCTCAGATAAAATCAGAGATATTATTAAAGAAATGAAAGTGTCGGAATTTCCACAAAATATTGAAATTAATATTACGGCCGATCAATCAGAAAAAACAAAGTTAACGCTACATGATTTAATTAACACCATTATAATCGGCTTTATTCTTGTTACTTTAATTCTTATGTTTTTTATGGGCGTTACCAATGCTTTATTTGTGGCCTTATCTGTTCCCTTATCCATGTTTATTGCATTTTTATTCATGCCAAGCATAGGATTCACCATGAATATGATTGTGTTATTCGCCTTTTTATTAGCACTCGGAATTGTTGTGGATGACGCCATAGTTGTAATTGAAAACACACATCGTTTGTTCGCCAATGGAAAACGGGATATTAAAACTGCTTCTAAGATGGCTGCCGGTGAAGTTTTTTTACCGGTATTGAGCGGAACAATTACAACATTGGCCCCATTTATTCCGCTTGCCTTTTGGCCGGGTATGATTGGGAAATTTATGTATTTTCTACCCATCACTTTAATTATTACTTTGCTAGCCTCTTTGTTCGTAGCCTACATTATTAATCCGGTATTTGCGGTTGACTTTATGAAAACACATGAAGAAGAAGCAAAAGAATACGGACGCATAACCAAAAAAGGTTGGCTTCGAATTGTGGTTTATGTACTCATAGCCTTAGTTTCCTATTCAAGTGGCAGCATTGCAATCGGAAATTTAATGTTTGTGTTTGCTTTCTTTATGATTTTTCATCGTCTCTTTTTATACAAAGTCATTGAAAAGTTTCAAACTAAAACCTGGCCGGCAATTGTTAGAAAGTATACTTCGTTATTAACCTGGAGTTTAAAAAAACCATATCGCTTATTGGTTATGACCTTGGGCTTATTTATTTTCTCTATTGTGCTAATGAGTATCACTAAACCCAATGTGGTATTTTTTCCGCAAGGCGACCCTAATAACGTATTTGTATATGTGAAGTTACCCGAAGGCACTGATCCTGCCAAAACGAATGCCGTAATGAAAGTTGTTGAAGAAAAAGTTAATGCGATAATCGGAAAAGATAATCCTTTGGTTTCTTCCATGATTACGAATGTTACCATTGGAGTTACCGACCCACAGGACGAAGATCAAAATTCGTACGCAAACAGAGGTAAAATTGCCATTAACTTTGTAGAATTTGCTGAAAGAAATGGAATGAGTACCATGAAGTATTTGCAGGAATTACAAAACTGCAAATGGAATATTCCGGGGGCAGAAATAACCGCCAATAAAGAACAGGCCGGTCCGCCAGTTGGAAAACCCATTAATATTGAAATTAGTGGTGATAAATTTGAAGAGTTAGTTAAAAATGGCGCGCAATTGAAAAGATTTTTGGAGAAAGCAGAAATTCCGGGTGTTGCTGAATTAAAGACCGACTTTGTGAACAATAAGCCCGAAATTGTTTTTGATGTTGACCGGGAACGTGCAAACCGTGAGGGAATTTCATCTGCTCAGTTGGCTATGGAAATCAGAAAAGCAGTTTTTGGTATTGATAATCCCAGCAAGTTCAGAGACGCAAATGATGAGTATCCAATTCAAATACGTTACAATTATGATCAGCGAACAAACATAGAAGATATCCGAAACATTAAAATAATTTTCAGAGATATGAATATGGGCGGAATACTACGTTCGGTACCTCTTTCGGCTTTTTGCAATATCAGATATGAAAATACTTATGGAGGTATAAAAAGAAAACAAAACAAGAGAGTTATTACTCTTTCTTCTGATGTGCTGGAAGGATATAATGCTAATAATGTAGTTGCCGAAGTACAAAATGCTAGTAAAGGTTATAAAGCGGAAGGTGCGGTTGAAATTAAATTTACGGGCGAACAAGAAGAACAAGCTGAAACCGGCGCCTTTTTAGGTAGTGCCTTACAAACTTCCATTGGAATTATTTTATTGGTTTTGGTTATTCAATTTAATTCCATTGGTAAACCCATTATTATTCTTTCCGAAATTATTTTAAGTGTAATTGGTGTACTATTGGGAACTGCAATTTTTAATATGGATATGAGTATTATTATGACCGGAATTGGAATTGTAGCACTTGCGGGAATAGTCGTCCGGAATGGAATACTCCTTGTTGAATTTGCCGAAGAAGCCCGAGCGAAAGGGGAAAGATTATGGGAAGCAACCATTGAAGCCGGACGTACAAGAATGACACCGGTTATACTTACCGCAACTGCAGCAATTTTAGGATTAATTCCATTAGCCGTTGGTTTAAATATAGATTTTGAATCCTTATTGTCCTCCGGAAAACCAAACATTTATTTTGGAGGTGACAATGTGGTATTTTGGGGACCTTTAAGTTGGACTATGATTTTTGGATTAGGATTTGCAACATTGCTTACCTTACTTTTAGTGCCGGCCATGTATTTAATAGCAGAAAGATTAAAAAGAAAAGCAATTGTTATACTTGAAATATTGGAATTACCGAAAATTACCATGTACATTCCATTTTTTGTGCTCGCGTGCGGTTTAATTTTAAGAATTCGTAAAATAAAACCTGACTATGGAGATTTAGACCGGTAG
- a CDS encoding M23 family metallopeptidase yields MSEVKPSRWKKFVSGLKSRYRLVILNDTTYGEKLSIRLTPLGIIIGITAITILMTTLVISLVAFTSLKEYIPGYGNIAERKKILELTFKTDSIEQSLQDKEAYMMNILNVLHDSLERKSPKPLKDTSGRFKNVNVEPGKSDKLFREDYEQNKSSIASFSNPKLKGISELVFFTPVKGIIVSAFNVKEEHFGLDLVTKEDETVKNVLDGTVVFTGFSAEDGYVIHVQHSNNLTSIYKHNNNLLKKTGDRIKAGDVISIVGNTGELSKGPHLHLELWYNGIPIDPQDCIAF; encoded by the coding sequence ATGTCAGAGGTTAAGCCAAGTAGATGGAAGAAGTTTGTATCCGGCCTAAAAAGTCGGTACCGGTTGGTTATATTGAATGATACAACTTACGGCGAAAAGCTTTCAATCCGATTAACTCCTTTGGGTATTATTATTGGAATTACGGCTATTACGATCTTAATGACCACGTTGGTTATTAGTTTGGTAGCCTTTACCTCTTTAAAAGAGTATATACCAGGATATGGTAATATTGCGGAACGAAAAAAGATATTAGAATTGACCTTTAAAACAGATTCTATAGAACAATCATTGCAAGATAAAGAGGCCTATATGATGAATATTTTAAATGTATTACATGATAGTTTGGAAAGAAAATCTCCTAAACCTTTGAAAGATACCAGCGGAAGATTTAAAAACGTTAACGTGGAGCCGGGAAAATCAGACAAACTATTTAGGGAAGATTACGAACAAAATAAATCCTCAATTGCCAGTTTTTCAAATCCCAAATTAAAGGGAATTAGTGAACTTGTATTTTTTACACCGGTAAAAGGAATTATTGTTTCGGCTTTCAACGTAAAGGAAGAACATTTTGGATTAGATTTAGTGACCAAGGAAGACGAAACAGTAAAGAATGTTTTGGATGGGACCGTTGTTTTTACGGGCTTTTCTGCCGAAGATGGCTATGTAATTCATGTTCAGCACAGCAATAATTTAACCAGCATATATAAGCATAATAATAATTTATTGAAGAAAACAGGAGATAGGATTAAAGCAGGAGATGTGATTTCCATTGTAGGAAATACGGGTGAGCTGAGTAAGGGGCCACATTTACATTTAGAGTTATGGTATAACGGCATTCCAATTGACCCGCAGGATTGTATAGCGTTTTAA